The genomic stretch GGGGCCTCATGCGCACAAGCACGGCGTGTACTACCACCTCGCCTACCTCGGAGGAAACATCTCGAAACAGACCGCGCAGATCGTCCCGCTCGAGCGGGTCGAATCCGAGTTCCGCAAGATCTTCGAAGCGGGCGCCACGGAGTACATGCTCGTCAACGTTTCGGATCTTCGCGAGTACCTGATGGGCGCGCGGTTCCTTTCCGACCTCTGTTGGAACGGCCGAAGGGAGTTCGAATCACCGGGGGCGGCGGATCGGTTTCTCGGCTGGTGGTGCCGGGAGTATTTCGGGGTGGACGGACCGGTCGAAGCAGCCTACCGCGCCTACTTCGCCTCGATTCCCGACACCACGGACTACGGATACGGCGCCCTCAAGTGCTTGGGCGCCATTCCTTCGCTGAGGCTCAAATTCGAAGGCAAGCCGTTCGCGCCAGCGCAGCCGGATACTTTGCCGACGCTCCTCGCCCGTCAGCTCCTGACGCGCCGCCTCGAGGCCCGAGTGGCGGAGGGACGCGCCGCAATCCGCGACGACTTGGCGAGGCGGTTCTACTTCGAAAACCTGGAACTTGCCGCGGCGATCGACCGACTCACCACGGAGGCGGGCGTGTTGCTCGTGTCGGCGATGGCCGAGCCGGACCGGAATAAGGCCCTCCGACGCTGCCGGGAGGCCCTGGTGCCGCTGGAGCATCTCGAGGCGCTGCTGCAGCGCGCGAACCGCCCGCCGTTCGAGCACTGGTACGGCCCGAGCTGGACCGTCCAGCGCGACAACCACATCGTGTTGCCGAGGGTCCGGCTCGAGGCCCTCCTGCGGGAGTTCGGCGCCTAGATCAGCGTGCCATCGATTTTCCGACGAGGGCGATCGCCTTCTCGAAGTCGAACGGAAGCAGCAACCGACCCGTGCCTACCTTGCCGTCGAACTTGCCGCTGCCCACGAGGGGCGTCAAACCGTCCCCGAAGAGACCCGTGAAATCCGAGGCCTGAAAGGGACCCCCTCCCGACGGGTCGCCCATCTTCGGCTCGAGCGCGAGCAAGATCTTCTTGAGATTCACCATTACCAGGCCTTGGGCTCCGGGCGTCAGGTGTGCTTGTCCCGAAACGAAGATCGGCTCCTCGGCCAACGTCTTGCCGGACTTCGAGCCTTCGATCGCGCGCTGCACGAGCCCGCGAGAACTGGTCACCAGGAGCGAGTTGCCGATCTGGGCGAAGACGAGCGATTTGTTGGCCAAGAGTTCGGGCGGACCGGGCTCGGCGCCCATGCCTTGCTCCCACGGTTGCGGCGCCGGGGCCGCAGTCTGGTCCAACCCGAACAGCTTCTTCCTGCTCGGCGCGTCGAGCTCCCAAACCGTCGCATCGCCGACCTTGCTCTCCACGAATTTCAGGCCCTTGCCGCTCTCGGCGGTCTTCCGTTCGAGGATCGCCCGAACTTTGGCGGCAAGCGACGCCGGATTCGCGCCGTGCGCGTCCGTCAGGAGGAGGGCGCCTTCCACATCGCTCGGTTGCCCCAGGTTTCCGGGGTAGATCGCCAGCACCTGCTCGCCCATGAGGGCGGGGACGAGATCCTTGGCGATGCTGAGGCCCGTTTCCTTCTCGAATGTGCCCACCGCGTCTTTGAACCCATCGGCTAGAGCGGGCTCTTTGCCGACGGACTCGTCCATCGAGTTCCAATACCGCCCTCCCTGCGAGTAGGCGGCAACGCCATACGCTCCATCGGGGAGCTGCTTCAACGCCGTGAGATCGATGGGTGCGATCTGCCCGAGTGCGGCGAGCGACGGCATCTTGCTCGCGTCCACGGGGCCCTGGTAGTCGAACTGAATCCCCTCAGGAACCACGGTGGCGCTCGCCGCCATCCACGTCGCGGCGCCGAGTGCTCGGCCGCCGGGCGCGTCGCCCATGTTCTCGAAGAACCGGGGCGCCAGGAAGACCATCACGTTCGCGTCTTCGGGCAGCGTGGCGCGCGCCGCTGCGAACGCACTCGATTTGGCGACCGACGGTTCCGCCCCCGCGCGCACCCGTCCGACCCGCATCAGCGCGACGTCGGAGTTGGCGACGGCCAGGTACTTGTCGACGACCGCGGCGAACATCTGCTCGTTCGTGCCGGGGATCGCATAGCTGCCGTCTCCTTTGGGCTGGCCGTGGGTCTTCAGGCTGGCTTCGACAGCCGCGGGGTCGTCGATCGAGAGCAGGGTGACGGTCAGTTGGGGCTGGCCCTTGGGGTTCCAAGCGGCCATGGCAAAGCTTCGTTGGAAGTGGGGCTGGATCTCGGCGGCGATGGGTTTGCCGTCGAACGCCTGCGCCAGAGTCTCGTCGAGCTTCTTCGCGATGCCCTCCCGTTCGAGCGCGGCGGTGATCTTCATGAAGACCGACAACTGACGCTGCGAAGGGTTGGTGTCCAGGGTCACCACGACGTCCGCATCGGCGGGAAGAAACGCGATCGCAG from Fimbriimonadaceae bacterium encodes the following:
- a CDS encoding DUF3352 domain-containing protein, with amino-acid sequence MNRSHSHPRTRKGKASRIALVAVAALAVLGFAAYQFLLNRPGEAAIAFLPADADVVVTLDTNPSQRQLSVFMKITAALEREGIAKKLDETLAQAFDGKPIAAEIQPHFQRSFAMAAWNPKGQPQLTVTLLSIDDPAAVEASLKTHGQPKGDGSYAIPGTNEQMFAAVVDKYLAVANSDVALMRVGRVRAGAEPSVAKSSAFAAARATLPEDANVMVFLAPRFFENMGDAPGGRALGAATWMAASATVVPEGIQFDYQGPVDASKMPSLAALGQIAPIDLTALKQLPDGAYGVAAYSQGGRYWNSMDESVGKEPALADGFKDAVGTFEKETGLSIAKDLVPALMGEQVLAIYPGNLGQPSDVEGALLLTDAHGANPASLAAKVRAILERKTAESGKGLKFVESKVGDATVWELDAPSRKKLFGLDQTAAPAPQPWEQGMGAEPGPPELLANKSLVFAQIGNSLLVTSSRGLVQRAIEGSKSGKTLAEEPIFVSGQAHLTPGAQGLVMVNLKKILLALEPKMGDPSGGGPFQASDFTGLFGDGLTPLVGSGKFDGKVGTGRLLLPFDFEKAIALVGKSMAR